CTCGCCACCGCGGCCACCTGCGCCCCGAACGCCACCGCGCTTCCCACCAGCGAGGCGGCCAGTGCCATCACCCCCGCCATCGCGAAAGCCACGACCGCGACCGCACCCTCGACCACTGCGCCGGTCAGGACGATCTTGGCGAACCAGCTCACGACGCGGGCCCCGACTTCGGCCGGCTGCTTCCCCCGCCCTCCGCCAGCACCCGGCGCAGGAAGGCGTACATCCCCGCACCGAGCCCCACCAGCAGGCCGACCAGCATGAAGACCGGTCCCGTATGCAGCCACCCATCCACCAGGCGGCCGATCCACAGGAAAAGGAGGATGGCCAGGGCGAGCTGAAAGCCGGCGCTGACGATGGCGTAGCCCGCGCCGAACCCCCGGCTTTCCGGGCTTCTCTCTTCGTCTTGAGCCATGCGGCGGGCGGAAATATAGCCCTTGTGAAATCTTTCGCAAAGCTCGCCGGCGGGGGTCGGCGGGCGCAGTTGTCAGCGTCCGGAGGCGGGGCTCTGCCGCCGCACCATCTCCGGCCAGTTCTGCAGGTAGACGATCTCGCCGAGCCGGCCCTGCCGCACCATGACGAAGCTGCGGCCGTCCGGGAACACATCGTAGTCCGCGTGCGGTACCGACTGCTCGTACGTGGAAAACGGGAACAACGGGGTTCGCGACAGTACGCGGAACTCCGGGGCCGTTGCGATGCTCGCCGCGAAGAGCATCGGCTCGCCGCTCGCCTGGGTGCCGACGTAGAAGAGCTCCCGGCCATTGCGGTTCCACACCGGCTCCGTGCCGCCGCCCTGAGACACGAGCGTCTTGGCTCCCCCGCCCGGGAACGCCCGCACGTAGACCTCGAGACGGCCGGACTCGTCCGACTGATACGCCAGCCAGCGCCCATCGGGCGAGAGCGCGGCGTGACTCTCGCTGAATCGCGTCGCCAGCACCGGCGTGGTGCTTCGGCCCGGGTCCAGATCCACCTGCATGATGTCCCAGCTGCCGCCGATCCCCGAGTAGGAGCCGACGCCGGACCGGCCATCCGGGGTGTAGGTGTGGACCGACATGTTGTTGAAGACGAGCAGCGATTCCGCGCTGCCGCTGCCGTCCGCGCGGCTGCGCAGCAGCGCCAGGCCCGAGCCTCTGGCGCTCATGTAGGTGACGCTGCGTCCGTCCGGCAGCCAGGTGGGATCGTGCCCGTCGTTCTGGAATGACAGGCGCGTGGTGGTGCGGTCTTTCAGGTCGAGCAACCAGACATCGCGGGTCCGCTCGGTGACGTCGAAGGCGACGCGCCGGCCATCCGGCGACACCCGCGGGCTGTGGTACCGCCGCGGCTCCTCCGTGATCACGGCCACG
This Gemmatimonadales bacterium DNA region includes the following protein-coding sequences:
- a CDS encoding AtpZ/AtpI family protein → MAQDEERSPESRGFGAGYAIVSAGFQLALAILLFLWIGRLVDGWLHTGPVFMLVGLLVGLGAGMYAFLRRVLAEGGGSSRPKSGPAS